One part of the Rutidosis leptorrhynchoides isolate AG116_Rl617_1_P2 chromosome 1, CSIRO_AGI_Rlap_v1, whole genome shotgun sequence genome encodes these proteins:
- the LOC139898125 gene encoding uncharacterized protein — MSRLCVCFPQKPNVIALQETKAEKISELWVEKVWGCHDFKYALKKSKGNSGGIITIWDHNMFNANLVVERDSFIAIKGFWKDVGGRTYTRISDNGRKFSKLDRYLVSENLIIQWPNLNVTVLDKKHTDHCPLILQDGDVDFSPKPVKVFDEWLKQEDSYDIIKSTWNKITNSVKLYYIFRDKLKLVKQELRKWYSTSHGKLKTKIEDLTCAGLFQKNTSKAWMLNSWDGRKIKSESPEALENRFTETEILEAIKGTISNGCNASFITLIPKVNDPLNFSNYRPISLIGSYYKIPSKILANRNRKIIPRLIGDEQSAFISSRYILDGVLIALESIDDLKSTKQKSFIFKVDFEKAFDCLDWDFS; from the exons ATGAGTCGGTTATGTGTATGTTTTCCACAAAAACCTAATGTTATTGCACTCCAGGAAACTAAAGCCGAAAAGATTTCGGAACTATGGGTGGAAAAGGTTTGGGGCTGTCATGATTTTAAATATGCTTTAAAAAAATCAAAGGGTAATTCGGGCGGCATTATTACGATATGGGACCATAATATGTTTAATGCTAACCTTGTTGTTGAGCGTGATTCCTTTATTGCGATAAAAGGATTTTGGAAAGATGTAG GAGGAAGAACGTATACTCGTATTAGCGACAACGGAAGAAAATTCAGCAAACTCGATAGGTATCTTGTTTCAGAAAACCTCATAATTCAATGGCCGAATCTCAATGTCACAGTTTTGGACAAAAAACACACGGATCATTGTCCTCTTATTTTACAAGATGGTGATGTTGATTTTAGTCCTAAACCAGTCAAAGTTTTTGATGAATGGTTAAAGCAAGAAGATTCCTATGACATCATCAAATCAACTTGGAATAAAATAACCAACAGCGTTAAACTCTATTATATTTTCCGAGATAAGTTAAAGTTGGTCAAACAAGAACTACGAAAATGGTATTCGACTTCTCATGGAAAATTGAAAACGAAAATAGAAGATTTGACATGTGCG GGACTATTCCAGAAAAACACCTCGAAAGCTTGGATGCTTAATAGTTGGGACGGGCGAAAAATTAAATCAGAATCACCCGAAGCATTAGAGAACCGCTTTACAGAAACTGAAATATTAGAAGCTATCAAAG GAACCATTTCCAATGGTTGCAACGCCTCCTTCATCACGCTTATCCCAAAGGTCAATGATCCTCTCAATTTTTCTAATTATAGGCCTATTAGTCTCATCGGGAGTTATTATAAAATTCCCTCTAAAATTCTTGCAAACCGAAATAGAAAAATTATCCCGAGACTAATCGGTGATGAGCAAAGCGCCTTTATTTCTAGTAGGTACATACTAGATGGTGTCTTAATTGCTCTCGAGTCCATAGATGATCTCAAATCCACCAAACAAAAAAGTTTTATatttaaagttgattttgaaaaggcctTCGATTGTCTAGATTGGGACTTTTCTTAG
- the LOC139898134 gene encoding uncharacterized protein: MNAVGFGAKWIKWILSCLNSTSISVLINGSPIYQFFPKRGVRQGDPLSPFLFILAVEGLNQLLKNATKKKLINGVEVGNDKVVVSHLQYADDTIFWKMEQNRAKWWWRFLLGENVLLVRIIKSIYGNGGGLECTPPLPENKMKKLSGRTWFNIIEIENTLTKLGCNLSNSFVKDVGIGTDTRFWIDKWLGDVPLKDAFPRLFRLETTKDVYIANRNIVASTSLDLTWDWTAEPSSSSISQLLNSLIAERFLSPSHPAQPTDLNPIIPQEIGIFVWRAKQNKLPVRMAIDKKGIDLHSLRCPFFDDDIETLHHTLLTCSFAKDIWDRIRKWWKIGHLPPSNVSEIAKCSNPPLSSYLGITIWQAVV, translated from the exons ATGAATGCAGTGGGATTCGGGGCCAAATGGATCAAGTGGATTTTGTCATGTCTTAACTCGACTTCAATTTCGGTTTTAATTAATGGATCACCCATATACCAATTTTTCCCCAAAAGAGGTGTAAGGCAAGGAGATCCCCTATCTCCTTTTCTTTTCATCCTTGCGGTTGAAGGTTTAAACCAACTTTTAAAAAATGCGACAAAGAAAAAATTAATTAATGGTGTAGAGGTCGGAAACGATAAGGTTGTGGTGTCACATCTCCAATATGCAGATGACACCATTTTTTGGAAAATGGAACAAAATCGAG ccaaatggtggtggagattcctCTTGGGTGAAAATGTCTTGCTGGTTCGTATCATTAAAAGTATCTATGGAAATGGGGGCGGGTTGGAGTGTACTCCTCCTTTGCCTGAAAACAAAATGAAAAAACTCTCGGGTCGTACTTGGTTTAACATTATTGAAATAGAAAACACCCTAACCAAGTTAGGGTGTAATCTTTCTAATTCTTTTGTCAAAGATGTAGGAATTGGTACGGATACTAGATTTTGGATTGACAAATGGCTAGGAGACGTTCCACTCAAAGATGCTTTTCCTAGACTTTTCAGACTTGAAACAACCAAAGATGTCTACATCGCTAATCGGAATATTGTCGCTTCAACCTCGCTGGATCTCACTTGGGATTGGACTGCCGAACCAAG CTCGAGCTCTATATCACAGTTACTTAATTCCCTTATCGCTGAAAGATTCCTGTCACCATCACATCCCGCTCAACCTACGGATCTTAACCCAATTATCCCGCAAGAAATTGGCATTTTCGTTTGGAGAGCAAAACAAAACAAACTACCCGTTAGGATGGCCATCGACAAAAAAGGTATTGATCTTCACTCTTTAAGGTGCCCGTTTTTTGATGACGATATAGAAACTCTCCATCACACGCTATTAACTTGCAGTTTCGCCAAAGACATTTGGGATAGAATTCGGAAATGGTGGAAAATTGGCCATTTGCCTCCTTCTAATGTATCCGAGATCGCCAAATGCTCAAATCCACCCTTATCCTCATATCTTGGCATAACCATTTGGCAAGCCGTGGTTTGA